The following proteins come from a genomic window of Bacteroidota bacterium:
- a CDS encoding DUF1565 domain-containing protein translates to MKTITLLFCSLAIAGAVQAQIIHIPADYPTIQQGISAAIPGDTVLVSDGNYYEQINFLGKKPLIVASEFLMDGDTSHISNTIIDGSQLTNMDSASVIYFVSGEDTTSIIYGFTIRGGKGTIAANTVIDRMGGGIFISGAGAKIIHNRITRNTLDGTQPANGETVFGVGIATDTAGFASNWVVIENNIIDKNSAVSESSAGAGGIYIITNSRIINNRISDNTCIGSGAQAGGAALRFL, encoded by the coding sequence ATGAAAACCATTACCCTTCTTTTCTGCAGCTTAGCTATTGCGGGTGCAGTTCAGGCGCAAATCATCCATATCCCTGCTGATTATCCTACGATCCAGCAAGGGATAAGCGCTGCGATTCCCGGTGATACCGTATTGGTATCCGATGGTAACTACTATGAACAGATCAACTTCCTCGGCAAAAAGCCGCTCATAGTGGCCAGTGAATTTCTTATGGATGGCGATACCAGCCATATAAGCAATACCATTATTGACGGAAGCCAGCTGACTAATATGGACAGTGCTTCGGTGATTTATTTTGTTTCAGGCGAGGATACAACATCGATTATCTATGGATTTACCATTCGCGGAGGGAAAGGAACAATTGCTGCCAATACCGTGATTGACCGTATGGGCGGAGGCATTTTTATTTCCGGCGCCGGCGCCAAAATTATTCATAACAGGATTACACGCAATACTCTCGATGGTACACAACCCGCCAATGGGGAGACAGTATTTGGAGTCGGTATTGCAACAGACACCGCAGGGTTTGCTTCCAATTGGGTCGTTATCGAGAACAATATCATTGACAAAAATTCAGCTGTTTCAGAAAGTTCGGCTGGTGCCGGAGGAATTTATATAATTACTAACAGCAGAATAATAAATAATCGCAT